A region from the Oceanidesulfovibrio marinus genome encodes:
- a CDS encoding glycine zipper domain-containing protein yields the protein MIKAYFIPLVLALAIAVGACTNMTPTQQGVTSGGLLGAGAGAGISALSGGNAGVGALIGGAAGAIAGGLIGHEQERRNQYGD from the coding sequence ATGATTAAAGCATACTTTATCCCACTTGTTCTCGCCCTGGCTATTGCCGTGGGGGCGTGCACCAACATGACGCCGACCCAGCAGGGCGTGACCAGCGGCGGTCTGCTCGGCGCGGGCGCGGGCGCAGGCATCTCCGCCCTCTCCGGCGGCAACGCTGGTGTGGGCGCGCTGATCGGCGGCGCCGCTGGCGCCATTGCCGGCGGCCTTATCGGCCACGAGCAGGAGCGGCGCAACCAGTACGGCGACTGA
- a CDS encoding glycosyltransferase family 2 protein yields MKVSVVIPAYNAEKFVNQAVETVLAQETDFPFEVIVVDDGSTDNTAEVVRQKFGDKVRVISQDNRGVSGARNTGIEAAKGELIAMLDSDDYWLPGKLQAQVDFFDSHPDSNIGLMDTFTEIVNNQGKIIEVLDRVKHGDSFKELLGHNIMNQPSSMMFPKKVFEAVGGFDRELEGVEDYEFSLRVARKYEIHTIEAVYCGWVHHSENVTLNFERQHAQSLKLRKKLYERYPEVDEKEYKRLLAKSLMYFIPWYFRGGRYGDVIVMAVKMVRYDPSKIKSKAMLFAMLACLGPVGRKLHRKVARDKR; encoded by the coding sequence ATGAAGGTTTCCGTTGTTATTCCAGCGTATAATGCTGAGAAATTCGTCAACCAGGCCGTTGAAACGGTTCTGGCGCAAGAGACTGATTTTCCCTTTGAAGTGATCGTTGTCGACGATGGGAGCACAGATAACACAGCCGAGGTGGTTCGCCAGAAGTTCGGCGACAAGGTGCGCGTCATCTCCCAGGACAACAGGGGGGTAAGCGGAGCCCGGAACACCGGGATCGAGGCTGCGAAGGGCGAGCTCATCGCCATGCTGGACAGCGACGATTACTGGCTGCCGGGCAAGCTCCAGGCGCAGGTGGACTTCTTCGACTCCCATCCGGACTCGAACATCGGCCTGATGGATACGTTTACGGAGATCGTGAACAACCAGGGCAAGATCATCGAGGTGCTCGACCGCGTCAAGCACGGCGACTCGTTCAAGGAGCTCCTGGGCCACAACATAATGAACCAGCCGTCGTCCATGATGTTTCCCAAGAAGGTGTTCGAAGCCGTGGGGGGGTTCGACCGGGAGCTCGAAGGGGTGGAGGACTACGAGTTCAGCCTCCGCGTGGCCCGCAAGTATGAGATCCATACCATAGAGGCGGTCTACTGCGGCTGGGTGCACCACAGCGAGAACGTCACCCTGAACTTCGAGCGCCAGCACGCCCAGAGCCTCAAGCTACGGAAGAAGCTGTACGAACGCTACCCCGAGGTGGACGAAAAGGAGTACAAGCGCCTGCTCGCAAAGTCCTTGATGTACTTTATTCCCTGGTACTTCCGCGGTGGTCGCTATGGCGACGTCATCGTCATGGCAGTGAAAATGGTGCGTTACGATCCCAGCAAGATCAAGAGCAAGGCCATGCTCTTCGCCATGTTGGCCTGCCTGGGCCCCGTAGGCAGGAAGCTGCACAGAAAGGTCGCGCGGGACAAGCGGTAA